A genomic region of Marinobacter sp. NP-4(2019) contains the following coding sequences:
- the ssb gene encoding single-stranded DNA-binding protein gives MARGVNKVILIGNLGQDPETRYTPNGNAVVNLNLATDESYKDRQTGQMVPKTEWHRIVMFGKIAEVAGQYLRKGSKVYIEGKLQTRKWQGQDGQDRYTTEVVVDINGQMQMLDSRGGEGGMSQGAPAGRPQQQPSGYNAPPANQGNQPQQQSGGYSQPSQGSMPEPVDDFDDDIPF, from the coding sequence ATGGCACGAGGCGTAAACAAGGTCATTCTTATCGGCAATCTGGGGCAGGACCCGGAAACCCGTTATACCCCCAATGGCAATGCAGTGGTAAACCTGAACCTTGCCACGGATGAAAGTTACAAGGACAGGCAAACTGGTCAGATGGTGCCGAAAACCGAATGGCACCGCATTGTGATGTTCGGCAAGATTGCCGAAGTGGCCGGCCAGTACCTGCGTAAGGGCTCCAAGGTCTATATCGAAGGCAAGTTGCAAACCCGTAAATGGCAGGGACAGGACGGTCAGGATCGTTACACCACGGAAGTGGTGGTGGATATCAATGGCCAGATGCAGATGCTCGATAGCCGCGGTGGTGAAGGTGGCATGAGTCAGGGCGCGCCCGCAGGCCGGCCCCAGCAACAGCCGTCCGGTTACAATGCACCGCCCGCCAATCAGGGTAACCAGCCGCAACAACAGTCTGGCGGCTATAGTCAGCCTTCCCAGGGCAGCATGCCCGAACCAGTGGACGATTTTGACGACGATATTCCGTTCTGA
- the ntrC gene encoding nitrogen regulation protein NR(I), protein MSQPANVWIIDDDRSIRWVLERALNQAGMQPRVFENGESIMMRLEHEQPDAIISDIRMPGLDGITLLSQIVDAHPDLPVIIMTAHSDLESAVTSYQTGAFEYLPKPFDVDDAVALVKRAVAHSHERRATSEPQTESTQRNTEIIGEAPAMQEVFRAIGRLSHSNITVLINGESGTGKELVAQALHNHSPRASHPFIALNMAAIPKDLIESELFGHEKGAFTGAAAARQGRFEQANGGTLFLDEIGDMPADTQTRLLRVLADGEFYRVGGTTPIKVDVRIIAATHQDLEKLVQGGSFREDLFHRLNVIRVHLPKLAERREDIPKLMQHFLKRAAKELAVEPKILRPESEEYLTTLPWPGNVRQLENTCRWLTVMASGREIHIDDLPPELLHQAETPTTGQTWQEGLRNWAEQELKRGRKGILDTAVPEFEKIMIETALKHTGGRRRDASILLGWGRNTLTRKINELGMDHPEGDED, encoded by the coding sequence ATGAGCCAACCGGCAAACGTCTGGATCATAGACGACGACCGCAGTATTCGCTGGGTGCTGGAGCGCGCCCTGAACCAGGCCGGTATGCAGCCCCGGGTCTTCGAGAACGGCGAAAGCATCATGATGCGGCTGGAACACGAACAACCCGATGCCATTATCAGCGACATTCGCATGCCTGGCCTGGATGGCATCACGCTGCTGTCCCAGATTGTCGACGCACACCCGGATCTTCCTGTCATCATCATGACCGCCCACTCCGACCTGGAGAGTGCCGTCACCAGCTACCAGACAGGCGCCTTTGAGTACCTGCCCAAACCCTTCGACGTGGATGATGCGGTCGCTCTGGTGAAGCGCGCGGTAGCCCACAGCCACGAACGCCGGGCCACCTCGGAGCCCCAGACCGAAAGCACACAGCGCAACACCGAAATCATCGGTGAGGCGCCAGCGATGCAGGAAGTGTTCAGGGCCATTGGCCGCCTGTCCCACTCCAACATCACCGTGCTGATCAACGGCGAAAGCGGGACCGGCAAGGAACTGGTCGCCCAGGCCCTTCACAACCACAGCCCCAGGGCCAGTCACCCCTTTATCGCCCTCAATATGGCAGCTATTCCCAAGGACCTGATTGAGTCCGAACTGTTCGGGCACGAAAAAGGCGCCTTTACCGGTGCCGCAGCAGCAAGACAGGGGCGCTTTGAGCAAGCCAATGGCGGCACCCTGTTTCTGGACGAAATCGGAGACATGCCAGCCGACACCCAGACCCGGCTTTTGCGTGTACTGGCGGATGGCGAGTTTTACCGGGTTGGTGGCACCACCCCGATCAAGGTCGATGTGCGCATCATTGCGGCGACACACCAGGACCTCGAGAAGCTGGTCCAGGGCGGCTCATTCCGGGAGGACCTGTTTCATCGCCTGAACGTTATCCGGGTGCATCTGCCCAAGCTGGCCGAACGCCGGGAAGATATTCCCAAGTTGATGCAGCACTTCCTGAAACGGGCGGCGAAAGAGCTGGCCGTGGAACCCAAGATACTCAGGCCCGAGTCGGAGGAATACCTCACCACTCTGCCCTGGCCCGGCAACGTTCGCCAGCTGGAGAACACCTGTCGCTGGCTGACCGTCATGGCCAGTGGCCGCGAAATCCACATCGATGACCTGCCGCCCGAACTGCTCCATCAGGCAGAAACTCCGACAACGGGTCAGACCTGGCAGGAAGGCCTGCGCAACTGGGCGGAACAGGAACTTAAACGGGGCCGCAAAGGCATTCTGGATACCGCCGTGCCCGAATTCGAAAAAATCATGATTGAAACCGCACTCAAGCACACTGGTGGTCGGCGGCGGGATGCATCCATTCTGCTGGGATGGGGAAGGAACACGCTGACCCGGAAGATCAACGAACTGGGGATGGATCACCCGGAGGGCGATGAAGACTAG
- the glnL gene encoding nitrogen regulation protein NR(II), whose amino-acid sequence MAASQVKANGYKNILDSLTTAILVLGDGLRIEYLNPAAESLFETSITRSQGLPIRDILADSEDALTTLHAAADNGHSYTRREAEFVLTSGSRLTVDYSVSPISQKPVELLIEIQPRDRLLRISREEDIISQQETTRILVRGMAHEIKNPLGGIRGAAQLLDRELNDEGQREYTQVIIDEADRLRSLVDRMLGPNKALKLAPTNIHEVLERVKTLLEAESRGRLAFRRDYDPSLPEFGGDKEQLIQAFLNIARNAMEAAFENQSDHADGEPPTITFRTRALRQFTIGHKRHRLVCRVDVIDNGPGIPPDLLQNIFYPMISGRASGTGLGLSITQSIIGQHHGLVECESEPGKTDFIIFLPLEDNQ is encoded by the coding sequence ATGGCAGCCTCACAAGTCAAAGCCAACGGCTATAAGAACATACTGGACAGCCTGACCACGGCCATCCTGGTACTGGGAGATGGCCTGCGCATCGAGTACCTGAACCCGGCGGCCGAGAGTCTGTTTGAGACCAGCATTACCAGAAGCCAGGGCCTGCCTATTCGTGACATTCTGGCCGACTCGGAAGATGCACTGACAACACTGCATGCCGCGGCCGACAACGGCCACTCATACACTCGCCGCGAAGCGGAATTTGTACTGACCAGCGGCTCGCGCCTTACGGTGGATTATTCGGTATCCCCAATCAGCCAGAAGCCTGTTGAGTTGCTGATAGAGATCCAGCCCCGGGACCGTCTGCTACGGATCAGCCGGGAAGAGGACATCATCTCCCAGCAGGAAACCACTCGCATACTGGTACGGGGCATGGCCCACGAAATCAAGAATCCGCTGGGCGGCATCCGCGGAGCAGCACAGCTACTGGACCGGGAGTTGAACGACGAGGGCCAGCGGGAATATACCCAGGTCATTATCGATGAAGCCGATCGACTGCGCTCTCTCGTCGACCGTATGCTGGGCCCCAACAAGGCCCTGAAACTCGCCCCCACCAACATCCACGAAGTACTGGAGCGCGTCAAAACCCTGCTGGAAGCCGAGAGCCGTGGCCGGCTGGCATTCCGTCGCGATTACGATCCCAGTCTGCCGGAGTTTGGCGGCGATAAGGAGCAGTTGATTCAGGCCTTCCTTAACATTGCCCGCAACGCGATGGAAGCGGCATTCGAAAACCAGAGCGATCATGCCGACGGAGAACCGCCCACCATTACCTTCCGTACCCGGGCCCTTCGCCAGTTTACTATCGGCCATAAACGCCACCGCCTGGTCTGCCGTGTTGACGTGATTGATAACGGCCCCGGCATCCCTCCGGATCTGCTGCAGAATATCTTTTACCCGATGATCAGTGGCCGTGCCAGTGGCACCGGTCTGGGCTTGTCCATCACCCAGAGCATCATCGGACAACATCACGGGCTGGTTGAGTGCGAAAGCGAGCCCGGAAAAACTGACTTCATCATCTTCCTGCCCCTGGAGGACAACCAATGA
- a CDS encoding DUF4124 domain-containing protein, giving the protein MNLRLGLFAGILIFTATPAAAEVYRNVDAQGNVTFSDEPSDGSEEVRVKPVTTITLPKPADVREPERLRKEVEKEGSIYDNVRIVAPKNDEAFHSGSGDVAFRVTSAPGLKEGHRYEVTLDGQPVGQTTSNTVTVRNVFRGTHNAGVHIIDEKGVQVKTGESISFTIHRPSVNN; this is encoded by the coding sequence ATGAATTTACGGCTTGGACTATTCGCTGGCATCCTCATTTTCACCGCCACCCCTGCCGCTGCAGAGGTGTACAGAAATGTCGACGCCCAAGGTAACGTCACCTTCTCTGATGAGCCCTCGGATGGCTCCGAAGAAGTCAGGGTCAAGCCAGTAACGACGATCACCCTGCCCAAGCCGGCGGACGTACGAGAGCCCGAAAGACTTCGCAAGGAAGTGGAAAAAGAAGGGTCGATTTATGACAACGTCCGGATCGTTGCCCCCAAAAACGATGAGGCTTTCCACAGTGGCAGTGGCGACGTAGCGTTCCGCGTCACCAGCGCTCCGGGCCTGAAAGAAGGGCACCGCTATGAAGTCACTCTGGATGGCCAGCCTGTGGGTCAGACCACATCGAACACTGTCACTGTACGCAACGTCTTCCGCGGCACCCACAACGCCGGCGTTCACATCATTGATGAAAAAGGCGTCCAGGTAAAAACCGGCGAATCCATCAGCTTTACCATCCACCGCCCTTCCGTCAACAACTGA
- the glnA gene encoding glutamate--ammonia ligase, translating into MSKTVDLIKEHEVKWVDLRFTDSRGKEQHVTLPATEVDEDFFADGKMFDGSSIAGWKGINESDMILMPDDETSVLDPFTEETTINITCNIVEPSTMQGYERDPRSVARRAEEYLKSTGIADGALFGPEPEFFVFDSVKWDVDMKGAGYSIHSEEAAWVSGEDFDRNNIGHRPGVKGGYFPVPPVDSLHDLRGAMCAAMESMGLEIEVHHHEVGTAGQCEIGVGANALTRKADEVQILKYCVHNVAHAYGKTATFMPKPVVGDNGSGMHVHMSLSKDGKNLFAGDSYAGLSESALYYIGGIIKHAKAINAFTNSSTNSYKRLVPGFEAPVMLAYSARNRSASIRIPYVNSPKARRIEVRFPDPSANPYLAFAALMMAGLDGIQNKIHPGDAMDKDLYDLPKEEALNIPKVAETLAEALDCLEADHEFLTRGGVFTEDMIAGYVDLKRGEVERLNMTTHPVEFDLYYSC; encoded by the coding sequence ATGTCCAAGACAGTTGATTTGATCAAAGAACACGAAGTCAAATGGGTTGACCTGCGTTTCACGGACAGCCGCGGTAAAGAGCAGCACGTGACCCTGCCAGCCACTGAAGTAGACGAAGACTTTTTCGCCGATGGCAAAATGTTCGATGGCTCATCAATTGCCGGCTGGAAGGGCATCAACGAATCCGACATGATCCTGATGCCGGATGACGAAACTTCCGTTCTGGATCCGTTCACCGAAGAAACCACCATTAACATTACCTGCAACATTGTAGAGCCTTCTACCATGCAGGGTTATGAGCGTGACCCGCGCTCTGTTGCCCGTCGTGCAGAGGAATACCTGAAGTCCACTGGCATCGCCGATGGCGCCCTGTTCGGCCCCGAGCCGGAATTCTTCGTGTTCGATTCCGTGAAGTGGGACGTCGACATGAAAGGCGCGGGCTACTCTATCCACTCCGAAGAAGCTGCCTGGGTATCCGGCGAAGATTTCGATCGCAACAACATCGGGCACCGTCCGGGCGTGAAAGGCGGCTACTTCCCGGTTCCGCCGGTAGACAGCCTGCACGACCTGCGTGGCGCCATGTGTGCGGCCATGGAGTCCATGGGACTGGAAATTGAAGTGCACCACCACGAAGTGGGCACAGCCGGCCAGTGTGAAATTGGCGTTGGCGCCAATGCCCTGACCCGCAAGGCTGACGAAGTTCAGATCCTCAAGTACTGTGTACACAACGTGGCACACGCCTACGGCAAAACCGCCACCTTCATGCCCAAGCCGGTGGTTGGCGACAACGGCTCCGGCATGCACGTACACATGTCCCTGAGCAAAGACGGCAAGAACCTGTTTGCCGGTGACAGCTATGCTGGCCTGAGCGAGTCCGCCCTGTACTACATCGGCGGCATCATCAAGCACGCCAAGGCCATCAACGCCTTCACCAACAGCTCCACCAACTCTTACAAGCGTCTGGTACCCGGCTTCGAAGCCCCGGTCATGCTGGCATACTCTGCCCGTAACCGCTCCGCTTCCATCCGCATCCCGTACGTGAACAGCCCGAAAGCACGCCGTATCGAGGTGCGCTTCCCTGACCCATCCGCCAACCCGTACCTGGCGTTCGCGGCCCTGATGATGGCTGGCCTCGACGGTATCCAGAACAAGATCCACCCTGGCGATGCCATGGACAAGGATCTGTACGATCTGCCGAAGGAAGAAGCCCTGAACATCCCGAAGGTTGCTGAAACCCTGGCGGAAGCCCTGGACTGCCTGGAAGCCGATCATGAGTTCCTGACTCGCGGCGGCGTGTTCACCGAGGACATGATTGCAGGCTACGTCGATCTGAAGCGCGGTGAGGTTGAGCGTCTGAACATGACCACTCACCCGGTCGAGTTCGATCTGTACTACTCCTGCTAA
- the typA gene encoding translational GTPase TypA yields MIEKLRNIAIIAHVDHGKTTLVDQLLRQSGTLERKELESERVMDSNDQEKERGITILAKNTALKWNDYDINIVDTPGHADFGGEVERVMSMVDCVLLVVDSIDGPMPQTRFVTQKAFDAGLHPIVVVNKIDRPGARPDWVVDQVFDLFDNLGATDEQLDFPIVYASALNGIAGMDHENLDDNMDAVFQAIVDHVPAPSVDLDGPFQMQISQLDYSSFLGVIGIGRIMRGKIKTNSPVAAIGADGKKRQGRILKIMGHSGLQRVEVDEAQAGDIVCVSGLDELFISDTLCDPSNVEALPPLTVDEPTVSMTFQVNDSPFCGREGKFVTSRNIKERLEKELLHNVALRVEEGESADKFKVSGRGELHLSVLIENMRRENFELAVGRPEVVIREIDGEKQEPYENVIIDIEEQHQGALMDQMGLRKGDLTNMVPDGKGRMRLEYTIPARGLIGFRNSFLTLTSGSGILTSTFSHYGPIKGGDVTSRQNGVLVSMATGTALTYSLETLQSRGKLFLEPGQEIYEGQLCGIHSRDNDLVVNPTKGKKLDNMRASGKDEVIGLVPPIKFTLEQALEFIDDDELVEVTPKSIRLRKKLLTENERKRANKK; encoded by the coding sequence GTGATTGAAAAACTTCGTAATATCGCCATCATCGCCCACGTTGACCATGGTAAGACCACCCTGGTAGACCAGTTGCTGCGTCAATCCGGTACGTTGGAGCGCAAAGAGCTCGAAAGCGAGCGCGTTATGGATTCCAACGACCAGGAAAAAGAACGTGGTATTACCATTCTGGCCAAGAACACGGCGCTGAAATGGAACGACTACGACATCAATATCGTTGACACCCCGGGCCACGCCGACTTTGGTGGCGAGGTAGAGCGGGTGATGAGCATGGTCGATTGTGTGCTGCTGGTGGTTGATTCCATCGACGGCCCGATGCCGCAAACCCGCTTTGTAACCCAGAAGGCTTTTGATGCCGGTCTGCATCCGATCGTAGTAGTGAACAAGATTGACCGTCCTGGCGCCCGTCCGGACTGGGTGGTCGATCAGGTATTCGACCTGTTTGACAACCTCGGTGCCACCGATGAGCAGCTGGATTTCCCCATCGTATACGCCAGTGCCCTCAACGGCATCGCCGGAATGGATCACGAAAATCTCGACGACAACATGGATGCCGTCTTCCAGGCGATTGTTGATCATGTGCCGGCTCCGTCTGTCGATCTCGATGGTCCGTTCCAGATGCAGATCTCCCAGCTGGACTACAGCAGCTTCCTGGGCGTCATTGGCATTGGCCGCATTATGCGCGGCAAGATCAAGACCAATTCACCTGTCGCTGCGATCGGCGCTGACGGTAAAAAGCGCCAGGGCCGCATCCTGAAGATCATGGGGCACTCTGGTCTGCAGCGTGTCGAAGTCGATGAAGCGCAGGCGGGCGATATTGTCTGTGTCAGTGGTCTGGATGAGCTGTTTATTTCGGATACTCTCTGTGATCCTTCTAACGTTGAAGCGTTGCCACCGCTGACGGTGGATGAGCCGACGGTGTCGATGACCTTCCAGGTCAACGACTCGCCGTTCTGTGGTAGAGAGGGCAAGTTTGTTACAAGCCGGAATATCAAGGAGCGTCTCGAAAAGGAGCTGCTTCACAACGTTGCTCTGCGTGTTGAAGAGGGTGAATCCGCAGACAAGTTCAAGGTATCCGGCCGTGGTGAGCTGCACCTGTCGGTGCTGATCGAAAATATGCGCCGTGAGAATTTCGAACTGGCCGTCGGTCGTCCGGAAGTGGTTATCCGGGAAATTGACGGTGAGAAACAGGAGCCATACGAGAACGTCATTATCGACATCGAGGAGCAGCACCAGGGCGCCCTGATGGACCAGATGGGCTTGCGTAAGGGCGATCTGACCAACATGGTCCCGGACGGCAAGGGGCGCATGCGTCTTGAGTACACTATCCCTGCGCGCGGCCTGATCGGCTTCCGTAACTCGTTCCTGACTCTCACATCCGGCTCGGGCATTCTGACCTCAACCTTCAGCCATTACGGACCGATCAAGGGCGGTGACGTGACCAGTCGCCAGAATGGTGTGCTGGTATCAATGGCGACCGGCACAGCGCTGACCTATTCTCTGGAAACGCTGCAGAGCCGTGGCAAATTGTTCCTGGAACCTGGCCAGGAAATCTATGAAGGCCAGCTGTGCGGTATTCACAGCCGTGATAACGATCTGGTCGTCAACCCGACCAAGGGCAAGAAGCTCGACAACATGCGTGCTTCCGGAAAGGACGAGGTCATTGGCCTGGTGCCGCCAATCAAGTTTACGCTTGAGCAGGCGCTGGAGTTCATCGATGATGACGAACTGGTGGAAGTGACGCCCAAGTCTATTCGCCTGCGCAAGAAGCTTCTTACCGAGAATGAGCGCAAGCGCGCCAACAAGAAGTAA
- the pip gene encoding prolyl aminopeptidase — translation MLTLYPEIKPNAQHRIAVDPPHELYVEESGNPEGMPVLVVHGGPGGGCEDYHRRFFDAERYRIILMDQRGAGRSTPLAELEGNSTDKLVEDMETVRAFLGIEQWILFGGSWGSTLSLVYAQTHPERVLGLVLRGIFLCRPRDIHWFYQEGASRVFPDYWQDFVGPIPESERGDLVKAYYQRLTSCNELEQIQAAKAWSVWEGRCATLHPNPRVVEHFGHPHVAIALARIECHYFMNNAFLEVDQIVRNAPRLVDIPGVIVHGRYDMVCPLDNAMALAAAWPQADLRIIRDAGHSASEPAIVDALIRGVDEVAAKVTGTSE, via the coding sequence ATGCTCACTCTCTATCCCGAAATCAAGCCGAATGCCCAACACCGTATTGCCGTGGATCCGCCTCATGAATTGTATGTGGAAGAAAGCGGGAATCCGGAGGGCATGCCGGTGTTGGTTGTTCATGGTGGACCAGGTGGTGGGTGTGAGGATTACCATCGCCGGTTTTTTGATGCCGAGCGATACCGCATTATCCTGATGGATCAGCGTGGCGCGGGGCGCTCAACTCCGTTGGCGGAGCTGGAAGGAAACAGCACGGATAAGCTGGTGGAGGACATGGAGACCGTTCGTGCATTTCTGGGCATCGAGCAGTGGATACTGTTCGGGGGGAGTTGGGGTTCCACGCTTAGCCTGGTATACGCCCAAACTCACCCGGAGCGGGTGCTCGGGCTGGTCCTCAGGGGCATTTTTCTCTGCCGTCCGAGAGATATTCACTGGTTCTATCAGGAGGGCGCAAGCAGGGTCTTTCCGGATTACTGGCAGGACTTTGTGGGGCCGATTCCGGAAAGTGAACGGGGGGATCTGGTGAAGGCGTATTATCAGCGGCTTACAAGCTGTAATGAACTGGAGCAGATTCAGGCCGCCAAGGCCTGGTCCGTCTGGGAGGGCCGGTGCGCGACCCTGCACCCCAATCCCAGGGTCGTGGAGCACTTCGGTCATCCCCATGTCGCGATTGCGCTGGCGAGGATCGAATGTCACTACTTTATGAATAATGCCTTTCTCGAGGTGGATCAGATTGTTCGCAATGCGCCGAGGCTTGTTGATATTCCGGGCGTCATCGTTCACGGACGCTACGACATGGTGTGCCCGTTGGATAACGCCATGGCGCTGGCCGCCGCCTGGCCACAGGCCGACCTGAGAATTATACGGGATGCAGGGCACTCCGCTTCGGAGCCAGCCATTGTGGATGCGCTGATACGTGGTGTTGATGAGGTGGCCGCAAAAGTGACCGGGACCTCAGAATGA
- the dtd gene encoding D-aminoacyl-tRNA deacylase: MKGLIQRVSSASVTVDNQRVAEIQKGLLLLLGVERGDGIKEAQGLAGKVLNYRIFPDDQGRMNRSLQDTGGSLLVVPQFTLAADTGSGTRPGFSSAAAPDVAEQLFLEFLNVAQLMMGRGRVESGQFGADMQVSLVNDGPVTFMLQVRGNS; the protein is encoded by the coding sequence ATGAAAGGGCTGATCCAGCGCGTTTCAAGTGCCAGTGTTACTGTTGATAATCAACGGGTTGCTGAAATCCAGAAAGGTCTTTTGCTTCTCCTGGGAGTCGAGCGTGGCGACGGAATCAAGGAAGCTCAGGGGCTGGCTGGAAAAGTGCTGAACTATCGCATTTTCCCCGACGATCAGGGGCGGATGAATCGAAGCCTTCAGGATACAGGCGGCTCTCTTCTTGTGGTTCCCCAATTCACGTTGGCAGCCGATACTGGCTCCGGTACCCGGCCGGGATTTTCATCGGCGGCAGCCCCTGACGTGGCGGAACAACTGTTCCTTGAATTCTTGAATGTGGCGCAGCTCATGATGGGGCGCGGTCGTGTTGAAAGTGGGCAGTTTGGAGCAGACATGCAAGTGTCATTAGTCAATGATGGGCCGGTGACCTTCATGCTACAAGTGAGAGGCAATTCCTGA
- a CDS encoding porin: protein MKKTLIASAVAAATFSGAALAQDTNLPTVYGNIQYAIAHDNFDGGPSEISHFDNGSTLGVKHDHEIAPGITGFFKVELEGINADDKSGSNGIDSLDEAYIGVKGDDFGQVWVGSDDSTYERAVDEIAQFYEVATLNIGPEYTTGEGDLIQYMSPSFGGLTLLGAVQFNGDNDTKGGADKSYPYQLAALYEVDALELAVAMDSNDTSDGNNENTYGLRVSYNLDNLRLTGEYHNRKDTGDLFGLLGIYTMGANQFALSYELGVADDANDTERDTITLQALHNVSDHMYVYFEGYLGGGDEVYEYEDELGNAAVTDERSIASVGAVYYF from the coding sequence ATGAAAAAAACGCTCATCGCATCTGCTGTTGCAGCCGCTACATTCTCTGGCGCAGCGCTGGCACAGGATACGAATCTGCCGACTGTCTACGGTAACATCCAGTACGCTATTGCCCATGACAACTTCGATGGTGGTCCTTCCGAGATCAGCCATTTCGACAATGGTTCTACCCTGGGCGTCAAGCACGACCACGAAATCGCACCGGGCATCACCGGTTTCTTCAAGGTCGAGCTGGAAGGCATCAACGCCGACGATAAGTCCGGCAGTAACGGTATCGATTCTCTGGACGAAGCCTACATTGGCGTTAAAGGCGATGACTTCGGTCAGGTGTGGGTAGGTTCCGATGACTCCACATACGAGCGCGCTGTTGACGAGATTGCGCAGTTCTACGAAGTGGCCACTCTGAATATCGGTCCGGAATACACCACTGGTGAAGGCGATCTGATCCAGTACATGTCTCCGTCCTTCGGCGGTCTGACTCTGCTGGGTGCTGTTCAGTTCAACGGCGACAACGATACCAAGGGCGGTGCCGACAAGTCTTACCCGTACCAGCTGGCCGCACTGTACGAAGTTGACGCTCTGGAACTGGCGGTAGCCATGGATTCCAACGACACCAGCGATGGCAATAACGAGAACACTTACGGTCTGCGCGTTAGCTACAACCTGGATAATCTCCGCCTGACTGGTGAGTATCATAACCGTAAGGATACCGGCGATCTGTTCGGCCTTTTGGGCATCTACACCATGGGGGCGAACCAGTTCGCATTGTCCTATGAGCTGGGTGTGGCTGACGACGCCAATGACACTGAGCGCGACACCATTACTCTGCAAGCGCTGCACAATGTGTCCGATCACATGTACGTTTACTTCGAAGGCTACCTGGGTGGTGGCGACGAAGTATACGAGTATGAAGATGAGCTCGGTAACGCTGCCGTCACCGACGAGCGTTCCATCGCCTCTGTGGGTGCAGTCTACTACTTCTGA
- a CDS encoding CYTH domain-containing protein, translated as MAEELEIKLSLSAGSQVTAVEWLLSRRGVTEGKQKKLVNRYFDTPDADLNRQRIALRVRQAGDQFIQTLKTQGEFVDGAHRRQEWEWPLLGTDLNIGLLADTPVGQNINLADLKPVFETNFDRQIVMIEEGGTVIEVAVDAGYIAAGGQSRPLHEVEFELKSGDASRLIRWARALADEVPVFLNLVSKAEQGYFLAGLHDPSVRPVGGEPVLSVSEFLHGLSVAWLKGETFPVDRDDLVEVGRLASTRGVQLQFKEVLASLASGEKVAHMAERGALGQLQLSIAAD; from the coding sequence ATGGCTGAAGAGCTGGAAATCAAGCTGAGTCTGTCTGCTGGGAGCCAGGTTACGGCCGTTGAGTGGTTGCTGTCACGGCGCGGTGTTACCGAGGGCAAGCAGAAAAAACTGGTGAACCGGTATTTCGACACGCCGGATGCGGACCTTAACAGGCAGCGTATTGCTTTGCGGGTTCGGCAGGCGGGAGATCAATTCATCCAGACCCTCAAGACCCAGGGCGAGTTTGTGGATGGCGCTCACCGACGTCAGGAGTGGGAATGGCCGTTGCTGGGCACGGACCTGAATATTGGTCTGTTGGCGGATACGCCGGTGGGGCAGAACATCAACCTTGCGGACCTGAAGCCGGTTTTCGAGACCAACTTTGATCGTCAGATCGTGATGATCGAAGAAGGGGGAACTGTAATCGAAGTGGCCGTTGATGCGGGTTATATAGCAGCTGGAGGGCAAAGTCGGCCCTTGCATGAGGTGGAATTCGAGCTGAAATCCGGGGATGCCTCACGCCTGATTCGGTGGGCCCGCGCCCTTGCCGATGAGGTCCCTGTGTTTCTGAACCTGGTGAGCAAGGCGGAGCAGGGCTATTTTCTGGCAGGCCTGCACGATCCTTCTGTTCGGCCCGTGGGTGGTGAGCCAGTGCTGTCTGTTTCAGAATTTCTTCACGGGCTGAGCGTGGCCTGGCTCAAAGGTGAGACGTTTCCCGTGGATAGAGACGATCTGGTGGAGGTTGGTCGCCTGGCGAGCACGCGTGGCGTGCAGCTGCAGTTCAAGGAAGTGCTCGCTAGTTTGGCGTCTGGGGAGAAAGTTGCTCATATGGCCGAACGGGGAGCGCTCGGGCAACTGCAACTGAGTATAGCGGCGGATTAG